From the Haladaptatus sp. DJG-WS-42 genome, the window GCGGTCGAGAATCGGATGGTCCGTTGAAGTTGTAGAATCGACCGTGTCGGGAAAAGAGACGGAGATGACCCGGTCGCCTGCGACCCCAATCTGAACGTATCGGTCGAGATAGTCGGATTCTCGTGCGTAAATACCGGCAGACTCGTCCATAGGGGACAGAGGGCCGTCATGACCTTGAACATTCGGCACCGCCGTCCTGTCGGCGCAAGCCTTATGTACAAATCAGTTCATCATTGAACAACAATGGTAGTTCAAGACGAGGTTGCCCCCGAAGTGGCCGCCATTCTCGCCTCCGCCCGAGAGCGAGATGGGGCCACCGAACGGGTATCCGTCGAACCACGGTCGCTCGAATCGGCGTTTTCTACAGCCGAGGACGCCGGTCGTGTCCCACTCATCACGGAGGTGAAACCGACGAGTCCGACGACCGATGGCGTGCGCGCAGACGACCCCGCACAGCTCGCCCGCGAGATGGTCGCTGGCGGGGCGGCCGCCATCTCGGTGCTCACCGAACCCGACCACTTCGGCGGGTCGCTCGAAAATCTCCGTGCCGTCCGTGAGGCGGTGGACGTGCCGGTGCTCCGTAAGGACTTCATCCTCCGCGAGGAGCAACTTGACGCCGTCGAATCGGACGTTATCTTGCTCATCGTCCGATTCGTCGATGACTTGGAAACCTTGCTCACTGCCGCCCGCGACCGTGGCTTTCAGGTGCTCGTTGAGGTCCACACCGCAGCGGAACTGGACGAAGCCCTCGACGCGGGTGCGACCATCATCGGCATCAACAACCGCGACCTGACCTCGCTCAGCGTCGACCTCGGCACGTTCGAGAGTTTGGCTCCAAAGGTTCCAGACGACGTGTTGCTCATCGCAGAGAGCGGGGTTTCGACGCCAGACGACGTGTCGCGGATGCGCGCCGCCGGGGCGGATGGTCTGCTCATCGGAACCGCAATCATGGACGGCGACGTGACGGAAAATACGCGACTTCTCTCACAGCTATGAGCGACTCACCTGCGAAATTCGGCGACTACGGCGGCCAGTACGTCCCGGAAGTGCTGATGCCCGCCATCGAGGAACTGACCGACGCGTACGAACGCTACGTGCTCGAAAACGAAGACGGTTTCATGGACGACTTTCGCGCTCGCCTGCGTGACTTCGGGGGTCGGCCCACGCCGCTCCAGCACGCAGAACAGCTGAGCGAGCGCTACGACACCGAGGTGTACCTCAAGCGCGAAGACCTCGTCCACGGTGGCGCACACAAGCTGAACAACGCGCTCGGGCAGGTGTTGCTCGCCAAGTACATGGGCAAAGCGCGTATCGTCGCCGAAACTGGCGCAGGCCAACACGGAACGGCGACGGCGATGGCCGCGGCCCACCTCGGCATGGACTGTGAGGTGTACATGGGCCGTCGGGACATCACCCGACAGCGCCCGAACGTGTTCCGCATGCGCATCAACGGCTCGAAAGTGAACCCCGTAGACGTGGGTCGGGGCACGCTTAAAGAGGCCATCAACGAGACGATGCGCGACTGGGCGACCAACGTCGAAGACACCCACTACGTCATCGGCTCCGTGGTCGGCCCGCATCCCTTCCCGCGAATGGTGCGCGACTTCCAGTCGGTCATCAGCGAGGAAGCCCGCGCACAGATTCGAGAGAAAACCGGTGGCCTGCCCGACAGCGTCGTCGCCTGTGCAGGCGGCGGGTCGAACACCATGGGCGCGTTCCACAACTTCGTCCCCGACGAAGACGTGGCGCTGTACGCCGTCGAAGCCGGAGGCTCCAGCCTCGACGTAGACGAAGAGAAGGGCGTTGCGCCAAACTCCGCCTCGCTTTCGACGGGGTCGGTCGGCGTGCTCCACGGCGCGCGCACCCGTCTGCTCCAGTCGCGAGACGGCCAGATTCTCGAATCGCACAGCATCAGTTCGGGCCTCGACTACGCCGGTGTTGGGCCGGAACTCGCCTATCTCGTCGATACGGGCCGCGTGACGCCGGTGACGGTGCCAGACGACGCCGCACTCGAAGCGTTCCACCGCTTCTCACAGGAAGAGGGCATCATTCCGGCGCTCGAAACGGCGCACGCGATTGCCTACCTCGAAACGGCCGACGACCTCGGTGAGTCGGTCATCGTGAACATCTCTGGGCGGGGCGACAAGGACTTAGAGTCCGTGCTGGAGGAGACGGCAAAGCGTGACCTTGTGAACGCGCCGGAGATGGGGGTGTTCGAATGAACGCCATCAGTGACGCCTTCCGTGAAGGCCCCGCGCTGATTCCGTACATCACGGCTGGCGACCCGGACGCAGAAAGCACTAAAGAACAGGTTCGCGCCCTCGCTCGGGGTGGGGCGGACATCATCGAACTCGGCCTCCCGTTCTCGGAACCGATTGCGGACGGGCCGACGATACAGAACGCCATCCAGCGGTCGCTCGACGCGGGCATGACTCCCCGAAAATACCTCGATTTGGTGGCCGACCTCGATGTGGACGTGCCGCTCGTCTGCATGACCTACTACAACCTCATCTACCAGTACGGCAACGAACCCGTGCGGGCGTTCGTCGAAGCCGCGGCGGACGCCGGGATTTCGGGACTCATCGTCCCCGACCTCCCGGTCGAGGAGTCTGACGACCTCAGGGCGGCCTGCGACGAGTTCGGCCTTGACCTCATCTTCATCGTCGCGCCGACGACGAAAGGTGAGCGCCTAGACCGCGTGATGGAGCAGGTTTCGGGGTTCGTCTACGTCCAAGCCCGTCTCGGGACGACCGGGGCGCAGGCCGACGTGAGCACCCAGACCCACGACAGCCTCGGTCGGTTGGCGAACTACGACGTGCCGAAAGCCGTTGGCTTCGGCGTGAGCGAGGGCCACCACGCCCGCGAAATCGTCGCGGCGGGAGCGGACGGCGTCGTCGCCGGGAGTGTCTTCGTTGACCTGATTGCTTCCGGCGAGGATGTGGCGTCGAATTTAGAACAGAAAGCGAGAGAACTGGCAGAAGGCGCACGGACAGGATTCACACAACGTGTGCCGCGACCGGAACGCACATAACTAACGCTTGCCACACACTAACATACTAATGAATATCGGAAAAGCAGCTCGGCTCGAACGCATCGGTACACGGGGTCGATACGTCATCGTCCCGATGGACCACGGCATTACACTTGGGGCGGTACAAGGCCTCAAAGACATCGAAGCGACGATTGAATCGGTAACACGCGGTGGCGCAGATTGCGTGCTCACCCAGAAGGGGATTGCACCTCGCGTCCACGGAAACAAAAACGGCAAAGGCTACATCGTTCATCTCAACGCTTCTACGACAATTGGACCGGATTCTAACGACAAACGCATGACGGGCACCGTAGAGGACGCCATTCGTGCGGGTGCAGACGCCGTGAGCGTCCACGTCAACGTCGGCTCCGACCACGAGCCAAAGCAGATGGAAGACTTAGCCCGCGTCACCTCCGAGGCAGACCGCCTCGGCATCCCCGTCCTTGCGATGACCTACGCCCGCGGCCCTGGCATCGACGAACACGACGCAGAAGCCCTCGGTCATGCCGCCCGCTTCGGTGAAGAACTCGGTGCGGACATCATCAAAACCGCGTACTCTGGCGACCCAGAGAGCTTCCGACACGTCACCGAATCGACCCGCCTCCCAGTCGTCATCGCTGGTGGCTCACGCGGCACAGACTTAGAGACCATCCAGATGGTTCGCGGCGCGATGGACGCCGGGGCAGCAGGTGTCTCGATGGGCCGGTCTATCTTCCAGCACGAGAACCCAGAAGCAATCGCCCGCGCGGTCACCGACGTCGTCCACAACGACGCCCCCGCAGACAAAGCGCTCGAACGCGCTGGCCTCGCCGTCAAAGCCTGAGCACGCGACGCTGCTTTTACTGAAATCCCCCGCCGGAGCGACTGCACTGTAACCGACTGGCGCGACGCGAGTGCCACTTCCGCCACGTTCAAGAATCCCCGCCGCGAGCGTCAGAGTATGACACGCTCCGTATGGCTCAAAGCCGACGACACCGTCGGCGACTGGGAGGCGCGACGAAAACGAATCACTGCTGGGCTCGAAGCCGGTGTTGACTGGGTACTCGTCGATAGCGAGGACGTTTCGAAAGTACGCGAACTCGGTCAGGTGAACGTCGCGGCGTTCGCAAACGGTGATGTCCACGTCATGGACGCAGAACCCGACGCGGTCGAAGACCTCCCCGACGTGACCATCGTCGGGAAAGAAGGCGAAGGCGACGGGACGGTTGACCTCCCCGCTGATTTCTCCGGCTCTGCTGACCTCTCTACCCTCCGCCGGAGCGACGAGCGCGCCCACGGTGCGTACGTCCGCATTCTCGACAAAGAGTACGAAGCGTTCGCGGAAGCCGCCGCCCACGACGCAGACTACACCATTGTCATCGGCGAAGACTGGACCATCATCCCGCTCGAAAACCTTATCGCCCGCATCGGCGAGGAGACCGAACTCATCGCGGGCGTCCAGACCGCCCAAGAGGCGAAAACCGCCTTCGAGACCCTCGAACTCGGCGCGGATGCGGTGTTGCTCGACACCGACGACCCGGACGAGATTCGCCGCACGGTCGATGTGCGCGACGAATCAGAGCGCGAATCGCTCGACTTGCAGTGGGCGACCGTCACCGCAATCGAACAGACCGGCTCTGCAGACCGCGTCTGTGTCGATACGGGGTCACTGTTCGAACACGACGAAGGAATGCTCGTTGGCAGTATGAGCCGTGGGCTGTTTTTCGTCCACGCAGAGACTGCAGAGTCGCCGTACGTTGCCTCCCGGCCGTTCCGCGTGAACGCCGGTGCGGTCCACGCCTACGTTCGGACGCCAGACGGCGGCACGAAGTACCTCGCCGAACTCAAAAGCGGCGACGAGGTGCAGGTCGTCGATACGGCAGGTCACACCCGTGAGGCCATCGTCGGGCGGGCGAAAATCGAGAAGCGTCCGATGTTCCGGGTCGAAGCCGAAACGCAAACCGGCGACCGCATCGAAACCCTCCTCCAGAATGCAGAGACCATCAAGGTCGCCACCTCTGAGGGCCGCAAGGCGGTCACCGACCTCGCGGTTGGCGATGAGGTGAAAATCTACTACGAAGACACGGCTCGCCACTTCGGGGAAGCCGTCGAAGAAAGCATCATCGAGAAGTAATCAGTTCACGTCGTCGCTCAACGTGGGCGGCAGTTCCGTCGTACACCAGTGACAGAAGTTGAGTTCGGGGTCAACGTCTCGACCACACGCCGGACACCGCGTCCCCTCGACGACGGCTTTGACGGCCTGATTTTTCGTCGCTGCGAGGCGATAGGCGTCTATCATGCTGAGCGCCGTGATGAACAGTACCGTAAACGCGGCCTCGAGCGACAGCTGTTCGCTCGCGCGGCTGAGCGCAGCAATCGAGAGGTCCGCCGTCTGGACGGCCTGTTCTGGAATGACGAACGACGCCGTTGCAATCATCAACCCGAACCAGAGCAGTGCTCTCAGCCATTCACGGATGTAGACGTGACCAAGGCCGGGATAGACGAACGCCAACAGCGCCGCAAGCCACGGGCGCTTACGCGAGGTTTGCCCCATTACTTCCTCCGTCTCGGTTGTCACCGTTTGTTAAACTTCCGAAGGTCACTGTCTTAGTCAGTACTGTCGAGTTTGTTGATGAGTGTGCGCATCGTTTCGAGGTCGTACTGCCCGGGTGCAGTCGCGTCTTCCGACCGAAGTGGCGCGTAGCCAATCCGCGACCCGTAGAGCGGTGCGACCACCCGAGAATGTCTGCCCACCTCGCCCATCGCCATCGTCGCCACGGCGTGGCCGTTCGCGTCGAACGTCCGGGTGGCGAACAGCACGTCGAGGACGTCGTCGAGCGAGGTTGCCGTACACGCGAGTTTCGCTACGTCGCCGTGGTCGCTCGCGGTTTTGAGCAAGTGACGAAGCTCGGCAATGGGTGGCGTTGTCTCGAAATCGTGCATCGAGACGATCGCGGTCGTGTCTGCCTCACGGGCGGCCGCAACGACGCGCTCGCCGTCTCCGTCTTCGATGGCCTTGAGTTCGATGTCAACCGCGCAGACGGCGTCGTGTTCGGCTGCTTCACAGAGGGCGTCGAGTCGGGCTGCGTCGTCTTTGGCCTCGCCGCCTTCCCAGTAGACGCGATTGGTCACGATGAGTGGCAACTCGCCGTCATAGTCGCGGAGCGCAGAGAGGGGGTCTGTGGCGAGATCCATCCGATATTCGACGGCGTCGGCCACGGAGCGGGCGTCGGGTTCGTCGCTGAGCGTCGCCGTACTCGCGGCGAGGACGAACTCGTCGAAATTCATAGCTGAGTGTACGCGTTCAGATGGAAAAACGTACCCCTATCTTTTTCGTGGTGAGAATGCCGTCCGTTAGGACAGGCCTGAAGCCGCCAATTCCTCCACAGTCTACCGCTGGGTGCAGGCTGAATACCCCACGACTGCGAATCATTAATTTGTGGACCTCGAGCAAGCCGATGTGGCGTCGCCAAGAACATGCCACCGCCTCCACCAACGTTCCGTCATCGTAATCGAGCGACTGCACGCGGAGACGCTCTAAAATTGATGGATGGAGAGATTATTCGCTGGGCAGCTCGGTAACGCCGAGCTGTTGCATCAACCCGAGTGTGTCGATCATCGGCCATGCTTCCGCGATCTTTCCACCCGCAATACGGAAGAAAACCGTTCCATCCCAAGTTGCCGTCTCCCCCGTAGCGGGGATGCCCATGTATTCACCCTCGTGTGTGGCGGTATAGGTGATTCGCGCGGCCACCAAATCGTCCGCTGCGACCATCGAGGCGATGGTCGCCGTCATGTCAGGGAACGCCTCGTTCACTCCCCGAACGTACTGATCGATGGCGTCGTGGCCAGTCAGATCCTCGGCGCCAGGAGCGCTGTGAATAACGACATCGCTCGCGTAAATCTCCCAGAGGACGTCATGATCGTTTCCGTTGATGAACTCCTCGTAGAGTCTCCGAACGAGTGTCTGGTTTGCCTCCACCGCTGTTGTCGCTGCCATGGTTTTCTCCTCCAATCAGGCGTTCGCCTCTACCGGTCGCGCTTCCTGCTTGTCAACACCGCGAACGCCAGTATTATTTCGACCCGAACAATGTTAAATGTCACCACATGTCATGCAGGTCCGACGCGAAAGTGACGACGATTGACTAGGCTTCCTCATGCAGGAGAAGCCTCGCCGTTTACGGGGAGGACGATGTCACTCAGTGTGGCTCTCGTGGCGGACGAGATAGCCGTCTTCGCGGGGTTCGATCTCGTCGATGTCGTAGAGCAAGATGTTGCGCTCTTGTTTGGTGACCACGGAGAAGTCGTAATGGGCAGCGTCGTAGTCGAGCGATTCGCCCGTCGCAGCTCGTGCGGTGGCAAAGTCGCGGTGTGAGTCGAGCCGGTTTTCAATTCGTTCGCGGGCGAGTTCGGGCGCGTTCTCGACGCGGTCGTCGAATTGCTCGATAAGGGTGTCGTCGAGTTCGTAGCCTACCGAGCTTCGCCCCGCGACCATCGCCGCGAGGGTGGTCGTTCCGGTTCCCCAGAACGGGTCGAGGACGGTGTCGCCGTACACCGAATACATGTGAATGAGGCGAAGCGGGATTTCGAGTGGGTAGGCCGCAGACCGCTCTCGATTCGCCCCATCCAGCGACTGCCCGGTTCCTTGGATGTCCGTCCAGAGGTCTGAGAACCACTCGTTTCGTTCTTCCCAGAAGAAGGCGCTCTCGTAGCGTTCTGCACAGCCGGGGTCGAACTCGCGGGTGCCGCCGTTTCGAAACACGAGGATGTACTCGTGTTCGAGCGTCGCGTAGGCGTTCGACGGAAGCATCCCCGACCCCATGAACTTCGTCAGCCGATTTGAGGGTTTTCGCCAGAGGATGTCGGGGAGGACCGAAAAGCCGCGCTCGCGCATTTCATCGATGACGGCGACGTGGTTCGGAAAGAGCTGAAACTCGCCGCCAATCGAGCGGGTGGCGTCGCCAATATTGATGCAGGCGATGCCACCGGGGCGGAGGACGCGCTTGAGTTCGTCCCAGACCGGGGCGAGAGCGTCGTGCATAGCGTCGAAGGCGTCGTCACCCTCGCCCGAGTCGAGGTGGGATTCGACCGTCGAATCGAGCGACGAAAACAGGCCGTCCCACATCGCTATCATCGGATAGGGCGGAGAGGTGACGACGAGGTCGACTACACCCTCGTCTACGTGTGCCATCTCGCGGGCGTCCGACGCGTAGATGGCGTGGTCGGTCTGCATGGACGTGCAGTCGGGACCCGGGGGTACGTGTCTTGCGGTCTCTCGACTCGGCGGTGATGAAAAATCCGAAAAAACGACTGGCGAACTTACGCCATCGGTACGTCCTGCTCGGCTTCGAGCAGTTCGTGGTAGCGGTTGCGGATGGTGACTTCGCTGATGTCTGCGACTTCGCTCACGGCGGCTTGCGTTGTCTTCTCGTTGGTGAGCAGTGCAGCGGCGTAGACGGCGGCAGCGGCGAGGCCGACCGGCGATTTGCCGCTGTGGACGCCCTGTTCTTTCGCGTTGCGAAGGAGCTGGCGGGCGCGGTGTTCTGCTTCCTCAGAAAGGTCGAGCGAGGAGGCAAAGCGCGGGACGTAGCTCTCTGGGTCAGCGGGACGCACTTCGAGGCCGAGTTCGCGCACGACGTAGCGGTAGGTGCGCGCGATTTCGCTCTTTTCAACGCGGGAGACCTCTGCAATCTCGTCGAGACTGCGGGGCATGCTCGCTTGGCGGGCGGCGGCGTAGACGGCGGAGGTGGCGACGCCCTCGATGGAGCGGCCGGGAAGCAGGTCTTCGGTGAGTGCGCGGCGGTAGATGACCGAGGCGGTCTCACGAACGTTGTTCGGGAGGCCGAGTGCGGAGGCCATGCGGTCGATTTCGCCGAGCGCCTGTTTCAGGTTGCGTTCCTTGCTGTCGCGGGTGCGGAAGCGTTCGTTCCACTTGCGAAGCCGCTGCATCTTCGCGCGCTGGCGGCTGCCCAGCGACTTGCCGTATGCGTCCTTGTCGCGCCAGTCGATGTTCGTTGACAGTCCCTTGTCGTGCATGGTGTTGGTCGTCGGTGCGCCAACACGCGATTTTTTATCCTTCTCGCGGGCGTCGAATGCACGCCATTCCGGGCCGCGGTCGATTTCGTCTTCGTCGACGACGAGGCCACAGTCCTGACAGACCGTTTCGCCGTGGGTAGAGTCGGCGACGACCTTGCCGGAGCCACATTCTGGGCAGTCGAGTTTACTGCCCGATTCCTGTTCTTTCTCGCTCTCTTCTTGGTTTGCTCGGGTTCGTGTTCGAGTGTGTTCTCTCATGGGTGTGCGCTGGCGGGGGCTGTCCGGGAAGCGTATCTGAAGAAATCCCGGATGGCTGTCCGTGGCCCGGGCTTCGGACGAAACTTATATAACCGTTTTGGTTCTCTGCCCCGAACCCGGACGAAACCAGAAAATATGGCCGTTTCAGCCCAAACTAGCACAAGTGTTATATATTGTCATGGTCGGCCGGACGGATATCAACGGCCAAGTGCCCGGCCCACCACCGCCCTGCTATGCGAGTGGGCGTCGGCAGTCAGAATCCAGTCAAAGTTCGGGCGACAGAACGCGCCGTGGGCGACGTACTCTCTACGACCGTCGAGGCCGTCGCCGTCGAGTCAGGCGTGGGCGAACAGCCCTATGGCCTCGACGAAACCATCACAGGGGCCGAAAATCGGGCGCGTGCCGTGCTCGACACCGGCGATTACGAGCTCGGCGTCGGCATCGAGGGTGGGGTTGCACCCATCGAGGGCGACCTGTACCTCGTCATGTGGGCGGCCGTTACCGACGGCGAAATCGTGGGAAAAGGCGCAGGCCCGAGCCTCGTGTTGCCAGACGCTATCGCCACACGCATTGAGGAAGGCGAAGAACTCGGGCCGGTCATGGACGACGTACTCGACATGACCAACGTCGCGAAAAAACAGGGCGCTGCGGGCGCGCTGACGGCGGGCGTCGTTGACCGTGAGGACGCACTGACCCACGCCGTGGCCGGGGCACTCGGCCCCTTCGTTTCGTCGCTCTACTAGTTATCGACGGCCTCGACCTCTGGCACGTCACGACTCTCTTTGACCGCGGTCGTAAGCGAGACGTTGAGCAGCAACATTGAGGCGACGCCGCCGATGACCGTCACGATGTTTTTCACGGCGTGGTCAACGATTGCCGCGCCGAGGGCGAGTTCCCACGAGACGGGGAGGAGTGCGACCACCAGTAGCGAAAACGCCCCTTCGTAGAGGCCAACGCCGCCGGGTGAGAGCGGGAGGACTTTCGCCAAGTTCCCAACGCTCACCGCGAAGAAGCCAACGGCGAGCAGCGTCGTGAACGGCAAGTCAACACCGAAGGCGGCGAACACGAGGACGGCGGTGAGCACGTCGAGCGTCCAAATGAGGAGGCTACTCGCGCCCACGCGGGCGAACGCTCGCTTGTCGTTCGCGACGACCTGCACGTCACCGGCGAATCGCTCTAAGACGCCCGCCACGTAGTCCGCATACGAGTCGTTGCTGATGCGAGTGATGAACGACCGAATGTAGTTGCGGTCGGTGCGCGCGGAGGCGACGATGAGCGCCGTCACGGAGATGGCCGCAGCGCCGACAAATCCGGCGAGGTAGAGGGCGTATCGCCCACTCTGACCGCGCTCGCCGCTGATTTGTGCGATGGCTTGGGTGAAGCCGTCGACGCTCGTAAAGCCGGTGAGTGCGAGCAGGATGAACACCGACCCGGCGAGCACTGTGATGGTGAGCAAGTCGAACACCCGTTCGACGGCGAGTGACGCAAAGCCGGAGGGATACGGCACTTTCCGCCGGGTCTTAACGACGTAGGCGCGCACCCCGTCACCGAGCCGGGCGGGGAACACGAGGTTCCCGGTTTGGCTGATGAAGATTGCGCCGGTCAGAAAGCCGGTCTTCTCGCGGAAGCCCAGTTTGTCAAGGATGTCCTTATAACGCGCTCCGCGAAGCGGCCACGAGACGAGGTAGACAACCGCGGCGATGCCGATGAGGACGGGGTCTGCGCCCTGCATCTCGGTGATGACCTGACTGAAGTCGAGGTACTGGGTCATCAACACGAGCGCAACGAGGGTGAGCACTGTCCCCGCCGCGAGCGTCGTGGTGCGGTTGATTCTTGGATTCACTGAGAACTCGTACCAGACGCGCAGAATCTGACTGCCCATCCCGAACACGTCGCGGACGAGGTCGACCTTCGTGTCCTCCATCGGCGTCCAATCGACGGCGAACTCGTTGATGCGGTAACCCTCCTTCTGGGCGCGTACGAGAACTTCCGTGTCCCAGAACCAGTGGTTGTCCTCCACGTCGTCCATAATCGAGAACAGCGCCTCGCGGTCGAACGCTTTGAACCCACACTGGTGGTCGAGCAGGTCAGAGGGCAGGAACAACCGCGTGAGGGTGTTGAATCCCTTGCTCGGAATCCCGCGCTTTGCAGGACGGTCGATTTCATTGCCCGGCATCCACCGCGACCCGGTTGCGATGTCGTACTCGCCGGAGCGAACGCTCTCGACGAGTTCTTCTAGATGCCGCATATCCGTCGCCAGGTCCGTGTCGAAGTAGACTAACGTACTGCCGTGGGACGCCTCGAACGCGCGTTCGAGCGCGCCACCACGGCCGAGTCGTTCGTCTGAGTGGAAGTGTCGAACCGCAGGGTAGGCCGCTTCCATCTCGTCTGCGAGTTCCGGGGTGCGGTCGTCACACCCGTCTTCTGCGACGATGACTTCGAACGAGCCGGGGGGAAGAAATGATGCGAGCGTGTCGAGCGTGGTTTTCACCGTGTGCTCGATGGTTTTCTCCTCGTTGTAGGCGGGGAGAACAACGCTCACTTCAACGTCTTGGCTCATTATTCGAAATTCAGCCACCGACTCCTAAAGCACTTCTGGCCTGCTCTCAGCGCCCAAACCAATCGAGATGCAGATTAGTTCGGATGGTTGGGTAGAAGCGTGTCGATGAACGGACCAACGTCCGCTCCCACCTGCGATTGCAACTCCTCCGGCGACGTGTATGGTCGGTTCACGATGACGTCTCCCGCCCGCCCACGGCCGAGTCCGGGAATCGCCATCAGCTCGTCCATCGACGCCTCGTTCACGTCGAGCGGGTGGCAGACGCCCGAAATCGAGCGATAGCCGTGGTCGGTCACCGCGATGTCCACCGACTGGCCGAGTTCGCGCTCGCCCGGCACCGCGACGAGCAGTGGATACGTCCCGAGTTGGCGGCCAAACGTCTTGCCGTCTTTGTGGTATTCTAAGTGGACGTCCGGGAGGATGGTCCCCGGCGGCGCAACCCGTTTGAGCATCGGGTTGTCAATCTC encodes:
- a CDS encoding flippase-like domain-containing protein, translated to MSQDVEVSVVLPAYNEEKTIEHTVKTTLDTLASFLPPGSFEVIVAEDGCDDRTPELADEMEAAYPAVRHFHSDERLGRGGALERAFEASHGSTLVYFDTDLATDMRHLEELVESVRSGEYDIATGSRWMPGNEIDRPAKRGIPSKGFNTLTRLFLPSDLLDHQCGFKAFDREALFSIMDDVEDNHWFWDTEVLVRAQKEGYRINEFAVDWTPMEDTKVDLVRDVFGMGSQILRVWYEFSVNPRINRTTTLAAGTVLTLVALVLMTQYLDFSQVITEMQGADPVLIGIAAVVYLVSWPLRGARYKDILDKLGFREKTGFLTGAIFISQTGNLVFPARLGDGVRAYVVKTRRKVPYPSGFASLAVERVFDLLTITVLAGSVFILLALTGFTSVDGFTQAIAQISGERGQSGRYALYLAGFVGAAAISVTALIVASARTDRNYIRSFITRISNDSYADYVAGVLERFAGDVQVVANDKRAFARVGASSLLIWTLDVLTAVLVFAAFGVDLPFTTLLAVGFFAVSVGNLAKVLPLSPGGVGLYEGAFSLLVVALLPVSWELALGAAIVDHAVKNIVTVIGGVASMLLLNVSLTTAVKESRDVPEVEAVDN